Genomic DNA from Mycobacteroides chelonae CCUG 47445:
TGAAACGCTGTGGCGCCACGCCCGCACGGTGGCCGACCGCAGGGGCACCCAGAAGGCTCGGGAAGCCGAGATCGCAGCAATCGCCGAGGACTTGATGGATCGGGCCGCAGCCGGGCCTGCAGATCGATCGAAAGCCGAGCGGCGGGTGATCGGGCGGACCAGCGCCGCCAGCGCCGGCCCCACGTGGCCGACCCCACCGCAGTCACCGCAGCGCGCTGCGCCGTCACCGGCGCAGCCTTGCGCCCACGGCGCGTCCATCGACGATGACGATGACATGGCCGAGGTCATACCTCTGCCGGTGTTCGATGCGCGTAAGGAGGCCCACGCATGGCGACTGTGACCGAAATTGCCGCGGTCGGTCAGCTCGAAGATCGCCGCCAGCCAACCACGACGTTGGAAGGCTGGCGGCGATTTGTTGATGCGGACCCGCCGGAATTCACGTTGCTCGACGACGACACGTGGGCCAGCCTCGGCGATGACGAGCGGACGGCCTACAACGAGGCCCGGGTGGCGCATCATTCCGAGTTGGTGGTGGTCACCACCTCCGCGATCGAAGCGATCACCCACCAGGGCCGGCTGCTGACCCTGCTCAATCAGCGTGAGATCGGAGCGCGGCGGGGACTGATCATTTCCGGCGGCGCGGCGACCGGAAAGACCACGGCCATGAAGCAACTGGGCCGGTTTCACGAACTGCGGACCCATGCACGTTTTCCTGGCGACGAGAGCCGTATTCCGGTGGTGTATGTGACGGCGCCGCCGAAAGGGTCACCACGGAAGTTGGCGATGGAATTCGCCCGATTCTTGGGACTGCCACTGCTCAATCCGCGGATGAACGTGACCGACATCTCCGATGCGGTCTGCCAAGTGCTCATCGATGCCCGCACCGACATCGTGGTGGTCGACGAGATCCACAACCTGAACCTGGATACCCGCGCTGGCGAGGAACTGTCCGATCACCTGAAGTACTTCACCGAACATCTGCCGGCGACATTCGTCTACGCCGGGATCGACGTGGAACGCTCCGGGCTGTTCACCGGGACCCGAGGACGGCAGCTCGCCGGTCGCTGCGGAGTCATCCACACCAGCGCGTTCCCCGATGCCAAGGAGTGGCGACAACTCATCGCCGCGATGGAAGGCACCCTGCGACTGCACCGCCACCAGCCAGGAACTCTGATTGCCCAAGCTCGTTACCTACATCGGCGCACCGGCGGCATGATCGGCAGCCTGGCTCACCTGATCCGGGCCTCAGCGATCCAGGCCATGCTCGACGGTACCGAGCACATCACCCGCGACGGGATGGACGCAGTGTTGATCGACTACGCCGCACATACCGCTGCGGCCCGCACCGCCAGCTGACATGGCTGCTACCTGGGCCTGGCCCCGTGGCCCGCGCCAGCGGTTGCCGCGAACAGTCGCACCGTTCGCATATGAGGCCGCAACGTCATATGCCGCAAGGCTGGCCCACGCCAACCGCATCGGAGTGCACACACTGCGGGGCTACGTCGCTGAATCTTGTAACGCTCGCCCGCGGCCCGACTGGTTGGCCGCTGTCAGCGGTCAACCAGTGGACGTCCTCGAGACGCGTCTGCGTGGCCTGGCTGGCGACCCCGCCACGCTCAAGCAGAATCTGCGACGTCCGCTCTGCCGAAGATGTATGGCCGGTAAAGGAATCCGCGAACCCGTCTACTGCTACCTGCCAGCACACCTCACGGTCTGTCACCGGCACCGACGTTGGGTCGGACCGCCTGCGAATACCCTCGACGACCAACTTGATCTGCGGGGTCATCCTCAGGTTCTTCGGGCTGCCCGAATGCACTGGCGCCTGGCGAATCTGTACGCCGAACTGGACCTGCGCGCGGCGCTCGGCGATGCGCGCCACATGCTGGGCTATTGGGCTCACGCCGAGCAGCGCGAAGCGGCCGCGATTCTGCGGGGTGGACTACACGCACACGTGTCGGCCTATCCCGATGTGATCTCGATCGCCGCGACCTTGCTCACCGCTCGACCGCAGATCGAACATCCTGACAGCTCAACGGTATCCGCCTCGACACTGCTGATCGTCCGTATCGGCGAACGCACCACCACCCACCACAATGACGCCACTCCCGTTGAGCAATGGGTACAGAACCGGCGGCAGGTGAGCAAGGTGTCGGGCGGTCGCTTGTCAGGGGCTCCTTAATCAGGGGGCTTCGAAAAAGCTTCGCAGTGCACCCAGATCGGACGGCAACTCGTCGACATCGACGGTGACGAGTATGCACCGATCTGCAACGGTGATCGGCTGCCCGCGGTCCCTCTGCGACGGTACACGTGGGCTTCGTGGGGCTACGCCGCACGGAGGCGATCTCCTCTGTCCCGGGATCCTTGATCAAGCACCGCGGGTGGTTGCATTGCGTTCCGTCCTGTTCTAGCATTTGGTCACGAGACCAAAGAATGGATTCTGGCTAGCGCCGCCTGGCGGCGTCTGGAAAACGAATCTGCGAAGCAGGGCGGAGGCG
This window encodes:
- a CDS encoding TniB family NTP-binding protein, with translation MATVTEIAAVGQLEDRRQPTTTLEGWRRFVDADPPEFTLLDDDTWASLGDDERTAYNEARVAHHSELVVVTTSAIEAITHQGRLLTLLNQREIGARRGLIISGGAATGKTTAMKQLGRFHELRTHARFPGDESRIPVVYVTAPPKGSPRKLAMEFARFLGLPLLNPRMNVTDISDAVCQVLIDARTDIVVVDEIHNLNLDTRAGEELSDHLKYFTEHLPATFVYAGIDVERSGLFTGTRGRQLAGRCGVIHTSAFPDAKEWRQLIAAMEGTLRLHRHQPGTLIAQARYLHRRTGGMIGSLAHLIRASAIQAMLDGTEHITRDGMDAVLIDYAAHTAAARTAS